The following proteins are co-located in the Pedobacter sp. FW305-3-2-15-E-R2A2 genome:
- a CDS encoding MarR family transcriptional regulator — protein MEDHQKHAVIFKQLYVLKKLTDDWGDKNICNLYQPHFNMAFMPFFMAVGLNGKSSSAIAANLKVSRQAAGKIMKELEQTGLIKVEKSATDARANLLELTEAGRAFYLQVTEQSALLARKYVKLIGKKQLEMMTETMEKMIHFHEKLNHCHNMGGTHG, from the coding sequence ATGGAAGATCACCAAAAACACGCTGTTATCTTCAAACAGCTATACGTTCTCAAAAAGCTCACAGACGATTGGGGCGATAAAAATATCTGCAATCTTTACCAGCCACACTTCAACATGGCATTTATGCCTTTTTTCATGGCTGTTGGTCTGAACGGGAAGTCAAGCAGTGCCATTGCTGCAAACCTAAAGGTCAGCAGACAGGCAGCGGGAAAGATCATGAAGGAATTAGAACAGACCGGATTGATTAAGGTGGAAAAAAGTGCAACAGATGCCCGTGCAAACCTATTAGAACTTACAGAAGCAGGAAGGGCATTTTATCTCCAGGTGACCGAACAATCAGCCTTACTGGCGAGAAAATATGTAAAACTAATTGGAAAGAAACAACTGGAAATGATGACAGAGACGATGGAGAAAATGATCCATTTCCATGAAAAATTAAACCATTGCCACAATATGGGAGGAACCCATGGCTAA
- a CDS encoding GNAT family N-acetyltransferase, translating to MSFFRGDRGFGAALIRKAVEQAREDKFRLVMLETQNTNVPAILFYWRQGFEIDGLQFSQYDGEQPGEQAVFMTDQLES from the coding sequence ATATCATTCTTTAGAGGAGACAGGGGCTTTGGTGCGGCTCTAATCAGGAAGGCCGTTGAGCAGGCCAGAGAAGATAAGTTCAGACTCGTTATGCTCGAAACTCAAAATACCAATGTACCTGCAATCTTATTTTATTGGCGTCAGGGATTTGAAATTGATGGCTTGCAGTTTTCTCAGTATGATGGAGAACAACCAGGAGAACAGGCGGTTTTTATGACTGATCAGCTGGAGTCTTAA
- a CDS encoding dipeptide epimerase — MKITHTEIYRFSIPMEPFVIATGTMHFAQNVLIRIHTDAGIHGVGECSAFPMIVGETQETCLAMAKDFAQILIGKDPLDIPERMNDLLGYAAHNGTIKSAFDMALFDIAAKHADLPLYRFLGGQKRSVETDMTIGIDSPENMALSALKFQQQGCRILKIKLGKKVHEDIERVRQIREAVGDVMTIRLDANQGWNFDDALYALGALAPFNIEFCEQPMRTWFDDRLPELKANSPIKLMADESCYNHHDARKLINSQSTEYLNIKFSKSGGILEAQKIHEVALQTGTKCMIGSMLESRIALTANLHFALSSPNVIFFDLDTCLLGHLVDPVIGGLTYDGFFLDVPENSGIGADADPSFLKTCEQWIV; from the coding sequence ATGAAAATCACTCATACCGAAATCTACCGCTTTAGCATCCCTATGGAGCCTTTTGTCATTGCAACAGGCACGATGCATTTTGCACAAAATGTACTCATCCGTATTCATACAGACGCCGGTATTCATGGCGTTGGAGAGTGTTCGGCTTTCCCGATGATTGTCGGAGAGACACAGGAAACCTGCCTGGCCATGGCCAAAGATTTCGCACAGATTCTGATTGGTAAAGATCCGCTTGACATTCCCGAAAGAATGAATGACCTTCTCGGTTATGCAGCACACAATGGCACCATAAAGAGCGCTTTTGATATGGCCTTATTTGACATTGCAGCCAAACACGCAGACCTCCCTCTGTATCGCTTTCTGGGAGGTCAGAAAAGAAGCGTAGAAACAGACATGACCATTGGCATTGACAGCCCTGAGAACATGGCCCTGTCGGCCTTGAAATTCCAACAGCAAGGCTGTCGTATCCTGAAGATTAAACTCGGAAAAAAGGTTCATGAGGATATAGAAAGGGTCCGGCAAATCCGGGAGGCCGTAGGCGACGTGATGACCATACGTCTTGATGCCAATCAGGGATGGAATTTTGACGATGCCTTATATGCATTGGGCGCATTGGCTCCTTTTAATATTGAATTCTGTGAGCAACCGATGCGGACCTGGTTCGACGACAGGTTACCGGAGCTCAAAGCAAATTCTCCCATCAAACTTATGGCCGACGAGAGCTGTTACAACCACCATGATGCCCGTAAATTAATCAATAGCCAATCCACCGAATACCTGAACATTAAGTTCTCAAAATCCGGTGGTATCCTGGAAGCACAGAAAATACATGAAGTTGCCCTGCAAACGGGTACAAAATGTATGATTGGCAGCATGCTGGAAAGCAGGATTGCCCTTACTGCAAACCTTCATTTTGCGTTGTCCAGTCCGAACGTCATTTTCTTTGACCTGGACACCTGTTTATTAGGGCATTTAGTTGACCCGGTCATCGGCGGATTAACCTACGACGGCTTCTTTCTCGATGTACCTGAAAATTCCGGGATCGGTGCAGATGCAGATCCATCTTTCCTAAAAACCTGCGAACAATGGATTGTGTAG
- a CDS encoding glycoside hydrolase family 25 protein has translation MPPLVPPKPPAPRKTTRTAKSAIPGKRPVAKRKVTKKKKPLAMEWKIAIAGLLLVLLSPFYYGYVIKGFTSTWRWIKDWGQDPNYRTYSSFDIRIPKKYSIHGIDVSYYQGKIDWKKVRAMKEDEVQVKFAFIKATEGILSVDPYFQRNWREAAKAGIICGAYHFFRPQKSGEWQAKFFLQTVKFEEGDLPPVVDIEQLNGVAPANMRKELQEFISYVEKRTKVKPMIYSGLTFYKDYLKGHFDEYPLWIAHYHQAKLKVSSDTNWSFWQHSDKARITGINHVVDFNAFNGDSTAFERLRIPRILSY, from the coding sequence ATGCCACCATTAGTTCCACCGAAGCCTCCTGCACCCAGAAAAACAACCAGAACTGCAAAGTCCGCGATTCCGGGGAAAAGGCCTGTGGCAAAAAGAAAGGTGACAAAAAAGAAAAAGCCTTTGGCGATGGAATGGAAAATAGCTATTGCCGGACTTTTATTGGTTCTGCTTTCTCCATTTTATTATGGATATGTGATTAAAGGCTTTACCTCAACCTGGCGCTGGATCAAAGATTGGGGCCAGGATCCTAACTACAGGACTTATTCCAGCTTTGACATTCGCATTCCCAAGAAATACAGCATTCACGGCATTGACGTTTCTTATTATCAGGGAAAGATCGACTGGAAGAAGGTCAGGGCGATGAAAGAGGATGAGGTACAGGTGAAATTCGCTTTTATCAAAGCAACTGAGGGGATATTAAGTGTTGACCCCTATTTTCAGCGCAACTGGAGGGAAGCGGCAAAAGCAGGGATTATTTGTGGTGCTTATCATTTCTTCAGGCCTCAGAAGTCGGGCGAATGGCAGGCCAAATTCTTCCTTCAAACGGTGAAATTCGAAGAGGGGGATTTACCTCCGGTAGTAGATATAGAGCAGCTAAATGGGGTCGCGCCGGCCAATATGCGTAAGGAACTTCAGGAATTTATCAGCTATGTTGAAAAGAGAACAAAGGTGAAACCAATGATCTATTCCGGATTAACTTTTTACAAAGATTACCTGAAAGGTCATTTTGATGAGTATCCTTTGTGGATTGCACATTACCATCAGGCGAAACTAAAAGTCAGCAGTGATACCAATTGGTCTTTCTGGCAGCATTCTGATAAAGCCCGCATTACCGGAATCAATCATGTGGTTGATTTTAATGCTTTTAATGGAGATAGTACGGCGTTTGAACGCTTAAGGATTCCGAGAATCCTCAGCTATTAG
- a CDS encoding thioredoxin domain-containing protein, whose protein sequence is MNMEPNSLIKASSPYLLQHAHNPVNWYEWGREALEKAKQENKLILVSIGYSACHWCHVMERESFENQEVAKVMNRHFICIKVDREERPDIDQIYMLAIQLMTGSGGWPLNCLCLPDQRPIYGGTYFKKDDWINILENVADLWQHEPDKAIQYADRLTDGIRNAEKIIPNIKRESYTQEHLTEVVAPWKQYFDMSEGGYNRAPKFPMPNNWQFMLRYSFLAGDQDTHAATLLTLEKMALGGIYDQIAGGFARYSVDGNWHVPHFEKMLYDNAQLISLYAEAYQYTRLPLFKEVAEETIAWLAREMTSAEGLFYSALDADSEGVEGKFYVWDQAELETMSPDDRALLIAYYHISEEGNWEEEQTNILLRKQKDEEFAAENGIDLEELKQKLSDLKLKLLKQRSKRARPGLDDKCLTAWNAMAIKALAESSEIFDQKGYYQMAKSAADFMLDKLKTTEGTLFRNFKSGKATISGFLDDYAFFIEALIALYQADFDEKWLYEAKQLTDQVIANFADTESPMFFYTPLSGEALIARKHEIMDNVIPASNSVMAQNLHALGLLFDEERYVDQAAAMLASVQPQIKTYGSAYSNWAIQLLNEVFGVNEIAITGKSAGMLKKEINSRYIPNKIILSGTNSTLPLLKDKGSIETKIYICRNKVCQLPVATVDEALKLITK, encoded by the coding sequence ATGAATATGGAACCTAACAGTCTGATTAAAGCGTCTTCTCCTTATTTATTACAGCATGCCCATAACCCGGTGAACTGGTATGAATGGGGAAGGGAAGCTTTGGAGAAAGCAAAGCAGGAAAATAAACTAATTCTGGTGAGCATTGGTTATTCCGCTTGCCATTGGTGTCATGTAATGGAACGGGAGAGCTTTGAAAATCAGGAGGTCGCTAAAGTCATGAACCGTCATTTTATCTGTATTAAAGTGGATCGGGAAGAGCGTCCGGATATCGATCAGATTTATATGCTGGCGATTCAACTGATGACTGGTAGTGGAGGCTGGCCATTGAACTGTCTATGCTTGCCAGATCAAAGACCCATTTATGGAGGAACTTATTTCAAAAAGGACGATTGGATAAATATTCTGGAAAACGTAGCTGATCTCTGGCAGCATGAACCAGATAAAGCAATACAATATGCCGATCGCCTGACAGATGGGATCAGGAATGCGGAAAAAATCATCCCAAATATAAAAAGAGAAAGTTATACGCAGGAACACCTTACTGAGGTGGTAGCACCCTGGAAGCAATATTTTGACATGTCCGAAGGTGGCTATAACCGGGCGCCTAAATTCCCTATGCCCAATAACTGGCAATTTATGCTTCGTTACAGCTTCCTTGCCGGAGACCAGGATACACATGCGGCTACGCTTTTAACACTGGAAAAAATGGCCCTTGGGGGGATTTATGATCAGATCGCCGGAGGCTTTGCCCGTTATTCAGTAGACGGAAACTGGCATGTACCTCATTTTGAGAAAATGTTGTATGATAACGCTCAGCTCATTAGCCTGTATGCAGAAGCTTATCAATATACCCGTCTGCCTTTATTTAAAGAGGTAGCTGAAGAAACAATAGCCTGGCTGGCAAGAGAAATGACTTCGGCCGAAGGTTTATTCTATTCGGCACTGGATGCAGATAGTGAAGGTGTAGAAGGAAAGTTTTATGTCTGGGATCAGGCGGAACTCGAAACCATGAGTCCGGACGATCGTGCTTTGCTGATTGCTTATTATCACATTTCTGAAGAAGGAAACTGGGAAGAAGAACAAACCAATATCCTGCTGCGGAAACAGAAGGATGAAGAATTTGCCGCCGAAAATGGGATTGACCTGGAAGAACTGAAACAGAAGCTAAGCGATCTCAAACTGAAACTCCTGAAGCAAAGAAGTAAAAGGGCACGGCCAGGCTTGGATGATAAATGTCTGACCGCATGGAATGCGATGGCAATTAAAGCGCTGGCAGAAAGTTCAGAGATCTTTGATCAAAAGGGATACTATCAGATGGCAAAAAGCGCAGCTGATTTTATGCTCGATAAGTTAAAAACTACAGAAGGAACGCTGTTCCGGAATTTCAAAAGTGGAAAAGCAACGATTTCAGGTTTCCTTGATGACTATGCCTTTTTTATCGAAGCCCTGATCGCTTTATATCAGGCTGATTTTGATGAAAAATGGTTATATGAAGCAAAACAGCTAACTGATCAGGTCATTGCAAATTTTGCAGATACGGAAAGCCCGATGTTTTTTTATACACCATTGAGTGGAGAAGCACTAATTGCCAGGAAACATGAAATTATGGACAATGTAATCCCTGCATCGAATTCCGTTATGGCACAAAATTTACATGCTTTGGGTTTGCTTTTTGATGAGGAGCGCTATGTCGATCAGGCGGCTGCAATGCTGGCTTCAGTTCAGCCACAAATTAAAACCTATGGCTCTGCATACTCGAACTGGGCCATTCAGTTATTGAATGAAGTGTTCGGGGTAAACGAGATCGCGATTACAGGGAAAAGTGCAGGAATGCTGAAAAAAGAAATTAATAGTCGTTATATTCCCAATAAAATTATTCTGTCAGGAACAAATTCAACACTTCCTTTGTTAAAAGATAAGGGAAGCATTGAAACAAAAATCTATATTTGCCGAAATAAAGTATGCCAGTTGCCAGTAGCTACTGTTGATGAAGCATTAAAATTGATAACTAAATAA
- a CDS encoding SusC/RagA family TonB-linked outer membrane protein, whose amino-acid sequence MIRKLHLCLMLLIPLMVFSGRVFAEEALSASYNKNLREIKGKVTASDDQLSIPGVSVVLKSDPKTGTKTDENGNFVLRIPDGPQVLIFTYVGYKRKEVPVSNETIIDVVLSVAEENTLNQVVVTAMGIKKDRKALAYALTEVKGTEFTQARETNLANALVGKVAGVNATSTATGPSGSSRVIIRGNGSLNGNNQPLYVVNDMPIDNTLLGLPQTEGYTSDGIANGLNIDRGDGISGINPDDIQSITVLKGGTAAALYGSLASNGVILIKTKRGAAQKGVGIDFNSAFTMESPLVIPEWQYEYGSGKNGVKPLTQAEAIAAGRSSWGAKMDGSDVIQFDGVKRPYSPQKNNIQNFYQTGTTTTNTLALTGGNESANGRFSASDMNNRGIVPNTNFNRKTFNFSGELVLSKWLRIDAVAQYNLENAKNRTVVNDAYGNPNWGTYLIGNTVDIRNLSPGYDANGDEVAWNPVPIASNPYFVVNKFQKNDTRNRFLSMVNVKLNVLPELFFNARIGQDYNNFKYFGVVPSKSLYTPLGGAKEERSNLTTINTEATINYNKQNLFKDFSLNALFGVNNRSSTRDEVIIQGKDFITPEFYSVSNLGTVNQTYPYGKTKTSSLFGSADFDYKNLVFLTVTGRQDWFSTLAPKNNTIFYPSIGTSVILSQIVKMPSWIQFAKLRSSWAQVGGATPEPYALNPSYTMIQNGHLGQQLQQVTSTRIPNPNLSPLTSTTFEAGFEASLFDNRLGIDFAWYDRSTTEDIVETTVSTSSGYRTALLNVGEISNKGVELLITGKILDKPDFSWSTSVNTAYNKNKVLKLAENLNSIVMASAVNGYAYIYSQVGSPYSIIMGRRELKDANGKTVYNVSGGVATPVPGPLEELGQGVHPWSVGFSNDFKYKRFSLNVLIDGKFGGSLYSGTDLYGTRMGLTKMTLAGRDTGVPISGVDVSGKPVNMVIDPSLLEKYYGDGFRNISSLFVYDASFIKLRQVVLSYQLPVSKVKMLSKLSSATLSLVGRNLFILYKKTPNVDPESVFSAGNAQGIEQFGVPRTRSYGLNLSVKF is encoded by the coding sequence ATGATTCGAAAACTACATTTATGCTTAATGTTGCTGATACCGTTAATGGTATTCTCAGGACGGGTTTTTGCAGAAGAGGCCCTCTCAGCATCCTACAATAAAAACTTAAGGGAAATCAAAGGCAAGGTAACGGCTTCCGACGATCAGCTCTCCATTCCTGGTGTATCTGTAGTTTTAAAATCAGATCCGAAAACAGGAACTAAGACTGATGAAAACGGAAACTTTGTGCTGAGAATCCCTGATGGCCCTCAGGTTCTGATTTTTACCTATGTGGGGTACAAAAGGAAAGAAGTGCCTGTAAGCAATGAAACGATCATCGATGTGGTCCTGTCTGTTGCTGAGGAGAATACTTTAAACCAGGTGGTCGTGACTGCCATGGGAATCAAGAAAGACCGGAAGGCATTGGCTTACGCGTTAACTGAAGTGAAAGGGACTGAATTTACCCAGGCAAGGGAAACAAATCTTGCCAATGCGCTGGTGGGAAAGGTTGCTGGTGTAAATGCAACAAGTACAGCTACAGGACCAAGTGGCTCCAGCAGGGTTATTATCCGTGGTAACGGTTCCCTAAATGGGAATAACCAACCTTTATATGTAGTGAATGATATGCCTATAGACAATACTTTATTAGGTCTTCCACAAACTGAGGGTTATACTTCTGATGGAATTGCCAACGGGTTGAATATCGACAGAGGGGATGGGATCTCGGGAATCAATCCGGACGATATTCAAAGCATCACTGTGTTAAAAGGAGGAACGGCTGCGGCCCTGTATGGCTCATTGGCCTCCAACGGCGTAATCCTCATCAAAACGAAGAGAGGTGCTGCACAGAAAGGTGTGGGCATCGATTTTAACTCTGCATTTACAATGGAATCCCCCTTGGTGATCCCGGAATGGCAATATGAATATGGATCCGGTAAAAATGGGGTTAAACCCCTTACTCAGGCAGAAGCGATCGCTGCAGGACGATCTTCCTGGGGGGCTAAAATGGATGGTTCTGATGTGATCCAGTTTGATGGCGTAAAAAGACCTTATAGTCCACAAAAAAATAACATTCAGAATTTTTACCAGACTGGAACTACGACGACCAATACACTGGCACTTACCGGAGGAAACGAATCTGCAAATGGAAGGTTTTCTGCATCTGATATGAACAACAGAGGAATTGTTCCCAATACCAATTTCAATAGAAAGACTTTCAACTTTTCAGGTGAACTTGTGTTAAGCAAGTGGTTAAGAATTGATGCGGTAGCACAATATAACCTTGAAAATGCTAAAAACAGAACCGTGGTAAATGATGCTTATGGTAACCCTAACTGGGGGACTTATCTGATTGGAAATACGGTAGATATCCGTAACCTCTCCCCAGGATATGATGCCAACGGGGATGAAGTAGCCTGGAATCCTGTTCCTATCGCCAGTAATCCTTATTTTGTAGTCAACAAATTTCAAAAGAATGATACCCGGAATCGTTTCTTATCCATGGTAAATGTGAAATTGAATGTATTACCTGAGTTATTTTTCAATGCGAGAATAGGGCAGGATTATAACAACTTTAAATACTTTGGGGTGGTTCCCAGCAAGTCTTTGTATACCCCTTTAGGTGGTGCTAAAGAGGAACGCTCTAACCTTACGACCATCAACACAGAGGCGACGATCAACTACAATAAGCAAAATCTGTTTAAAGATTTCTCCTTAAATGCTTTGTTTGGCGTCAATAACCGTTCTTCTACCAGAGATGAAGTGATCATTCAGGGGAAAGATTTTATTACACCTGAGTTTTATTCGGTCTCCAATCTTGGAACGGTAAATCAAACCTATCCTTATGGGAAAACTAAGACTTCATCCTTATTCGGATCAGCGGATTTCGACTATAAAAACCTGGTATTTTTAACAGTAACTGGTCGCCAGGACTGGTTTTCGACACTTGCTCCGAAAAACAATACTATTTTTTATCCTTCTATTGGAACAAGTGTGATCCTTTCCCAGATCGTTAAAATGCCTTCCTGGATTCAATTTGCAAAATTAAGGTCTTCATGGGCACAGGTTGGAGGTGCTACACCAGAACCTTATGCGTTAAATCCTTCTTATACGATGATTCAGAATGGGCACCTTGGGCAGCAACTGCAGCAGGTAACGAGTACGAGAATTCCTAATCCAAACTTAAGCCCTTTAACTTCTACCACCTTTGAAGCGGGATTTGAGGCTTCTTTATTCGATAACAGATTGGGGATTGATTTTGCCTGGTACGATAGGAGTACAACCGAAGACATTGTAGAAACTACAGTTTCTACAAGTTCGGGTTACCGTACGGCCTTATTAAATGTGGGAGAAATCAGTAATAAAGGAGTCGAGCTCTTAATCACTGGAAAAATCTTAGACAAACCTGATTTCTCCTGGAGCACCAGCGTGAACACCGCTTATAATAAAAACAAGGTATTAAAGCTTGCTGAAAACCTGAATTCTATTGTCATGGCCAGCGCAGTAAATGGATATGCTTATATCTATAGCCAGGTGGGAAGTCCATATAGTATCATTATGGGAAGAAGGGAATTAAAGGATGCCAATGGAAAAACAGTATATAATGTTTCCGGAGGCGTGGCTACACCAGTTCCAGGGCCTCTTGAAGAACTCGGACAAGGTGTTCATCCATGGTCTGTTGGTTTTTCTAATGATTTTAAATACAAAAGATTTAGCCTGAATGTATTGATCGACGGCAAGTTTGGCGGAAGTCTTTATTCCGGAACAGATCTATATGGTACAAGAATGGGTTTGACGAAAATGACGCTTGCGGGTAGGGACACTGGAGTGCCGATTAGTGGAGTAGACGTATCCGGAAAACCGGTAAACATGGTGATCGACCCTTCTTTACTCGAAAAATACTATGGTGATGGTTTCAGAAATATCTCTTCTTTATTCGTGTATGATGCGAGTTTTATCAAGCTTCGTCAGGTTGTTCTGAGTTATCAGTTGCCGGTTAGTAAGGTGAAAATGCTATCCAAATTGAGTTCAGCAACTCTTTCCCTGGTAGGCCGTAATCTTTTTATTCTGTACAAGAAAACGCCAAATGTGGATCCTGAATCTGTATTTAGTGCAGGAAATGCCCAGGGGATTGAACAGTTTGGTGTACCTCGTACCAGAAGTTATGGATTAAACTTAAGTGTTAAATTTTAA
- a CDS encoding SusD/RagB family nutrient-binding outer membrane lipoprotein, producing MKRYIYYISAVLILAISGCKKDFGDLNKNPNSLSTPTPAFLFSKSLLSTMSNSYYLTGVLNLGGFIQHYATYKEVSGIGDKYFANDFYQAPYFTDGYPTAVNEIEEVIRAVKATPAEVNKLNVARIWRVYIYHRMTDLYGDVPYSEAGKGLASLNFTPKYDAQETIYKDMLKELDEAAAGLDATKASYGGNDFIYGGDAGKWKKFAYSLMLRLGLRLTKKDAALSETWVKKAIAGGVILNKEDNAVMKYSDGPQDLNRNPTARESRSRDFSANSFGKNNIEGGKLSATFINYLKNNNDPRLNVYSGVWVGTTQDPNPAIQKGFPNGTGTAPSANDLGTYSEPNQNTVFRLDAPLLVIGNAETNLYLAEAAARGWNTLGSASQFYIKGVTGSFDNAAMYGSAYAISSDKINQYLTAHPFDATGTFDQQMEQIHTQIWAALYIDEYEVFSNWRRTGYPVLIPVNYPGNVTGGTIPRRLIYPNAEGASNAKNFQDAISRQGANTLTTRVWWDKQ from the coding sequence ATGAAAAGATACATATACTATATAAGTGCGGTATTGATCCTGGCCATATCAGGATGTAAAAAAGATTTTGGTGACCTGAATAAAAACCCGAATTCCTTATCTACACCGACACCTGCGTTTCTGTTTTCCAAATCGCTCCTCAGCACGATGAGCAACAGTTATTACCTTACCGGAGTATTAAATCTGGGTGGTTTTATCCAGCATTATGCGACCTATAAAGAAGTTTCCGGGATAGGAGATAAATACTTTGCCAATGATTTCTATCAGGCACCATACTTCACAGATGGTTATCCTACTGCAGTAAATGAAATTGAGGAAGTGATCAGGGCGGTTAAAGCAACTCCTGCAGAGGTCAATAAATTAAATGTGGCACGCATCTGGCGGGTATACATTTACCACAGGATGACGGACCTTTATGGTGATGTGCCCTACAGTGAAGCTGGAAAAGGGCTCGCGAGTCTTAACTTTACCCCTAAATATGATGCCCAGGAGACCATATATAAAGACATGCTGAAAGAGTTGGATGAAGCTGCTGCCGGACTTGATGCCACAAAAGCCTCCTATGGAGGTAATGATTTTATTTACGGTGGAGATGCCGGGAAATGGAAGAAGTTTGCCTATTCACTGATGCTTCGTCTTGGCTTAAGGTTAACTAAAAAAGATGCGGCTCTTTCTGAAACCTGGGTAAAAAAGGCCATTGCAGGTGGCGTCATTCTAAATAAGGAGGATAATGCGGTCATGAAGTATAGTGATGGTCCACAAGACCTGAACCGTAATCCTACCGCAAGAGAGTCGAGGAGCAGGGATTTTTCTGCAAATTCTTTCGGTAAAAATAACATTGAAGGCGGCAAGCTAAGTGCAACCTTTATCAATTACCTGAAAAACAACAACGACCCGAGACTGAATGTTTATTCAGGAGTATGGGTTGGAACCACACAGGATCCTAATCCTGCCATTCAAAAAGGTTTTCCAAATGGAACCGGAACAGCACCTTCAGCCAATGACCTTGGTACCTATTCCGAGCCTAACCAGAATACGGTATTCAGACTTGATGCGCCATTGCTAGTTATTGGAAATGCAGAAACAAACCTTTATCTCGCAGAAGCCGCAGCCCGAGGATGGAATACGCTGGGAAGCGCAAGTCAGTTTTATATTAAAGGAGTGACCGGATCATTCGATAATGCTGCCATGTATGGCAGTGCTTATGCAATTTCTTCGGATAAAATCAATCAATACCTGACCGCCCATCCATTCGATGCTACCGGAACATTTGATCAACAAATGGAGCAGATCCATACCCAGATTTGGGCGGCCTTATACATCGATGAATATGAAGTGTTTTCCAATTGGAGAAGAACAGGGTATCCGGTGTTGATTCCAGTTAATTATCCTGGTAACGTAACGGGTGGGACGATTCCAAGAAGGTTAATTTACCCAAATGCCGAGGGTGCAAGCAATGCGAAAAATTTTCAGGATGCGATTTCGCGTCAGGGAGCAAATACCTTAACCACCCGTGTATGGTGGGATAAACAGTAA
- a CDS encoding peptidylprolyl isomerase: MSIKPNTVVSLTYELHTTNEEGQQVFVEKADEQNALVFLYGTGMMLPKFEEHLAGLNVGDEYGFELTAADGYGELDPGAFADLPIDMFKEAGLPAVGDVIPLQDNQGNHFRAGVTAIHETAVSVDLNHPMAGKNLIFAGKILTVREATQEELSHGHAHGADGHEGH, from the coding sequence ATGAGTATTAAACCCAATACAGTAGTATCATTAACGTACGAATTGCATACGACTAATGAAGAAGGACAACAAGTTTTTGTAGAGAAAGCAGATGAGCAAAATGCACTTGTATTTCTATATGGTACAGGAATGATGTTGCCAAAATTTGAAGAGCATTTGGCAGGATTGAATGTTGGTGATGAGTATGGCTTTGAGCTTACTGCAGCTGACGGTTACGGTGAATTAGATCCGGGAGCTTTTGCTGATTTGCCAATTGACATGTTTAAGGAAGCTGGATTACCTGCTGTAGGTGATGTTATTCCTTTGCAGGATAACCAAGGCAATCATTTCAGAGCAGGTGTTACTGCTATCCATGAAACTGCCGTTTCTGTAGATTTAAATCACCCTATGGCTGGAAAAAACCTGATTTTTGCAGGTAAAATCCTTACTGTACGTGAGGCGACTCAAGAAGAATTAAGTCATGGCCATGCACATGGTGCTGATGGTCACGAAGGTCACTAG